In the genome of Sulfurimonas autotrophica DSM 16294, the window TTTTCTACATATCCATTGATGATGAGAAGTGTTTTTTGCGTAAAAGGGTCTATAAAAAATGTACGGGGACTAAAGGGTGCCGGAAACATCTGAGCAGGATATTCACCCTCGTCAAAATTTTTATACACAAGTACAACAACCGCCTCTTTTTTTAAACGTGCATGCACTGTTGTATCAGTTAGTGTACGATCTTCAAGGCGGTCACACCAAGGACATTCCGCCTTGGTAACGGTGAGCATAAGCGGACGGTGCAGTTTTTTTGCTTTTGCAAGTGCCGTATAGTAGTCACGTTCAAAACCCATCTTTTGGGCATATTCATCAAGGTCTGCTCTTCCAAAGAGGCTAAGGGCTATAAATAGCAGGCTAAGTATTATTTTCATGGTAAATCTCCTAAAAAAGTTGTAAATGCTTCTTGAAGCTGTTTGTGTGAATCTGTGTCTTTGAGCGCAAAGCGAAGCCAATTCTCATCA includes:
- a CDS encoding thioredoxin fold domain-containing protein; amino-acid sequence: MKIILSLLFIALSLFGRADLDEYAQKMGFERDYYTALAKAKKLHRPLMLTVTKAECPWCDRLEDRTLTDTTVHARLKKEAVVVLVYKNFDEGEYPAQMFPAPFSPRTFFIDPFTQKTLLIINGYVEKDNFLKKLDALKKLWTK